A single window of Cellulomonas sp. NTE-D12 DNA harbors:
- a CDS encoding arylsulfotransferase family protein, with product MRRSITPRAGWLLAALLTVALTGWAPAVQHPTAVTPTPTSSAVTKAPARHFVSRPDLTPPVITATTADAGLALAPAAESADVFLGPKDLDTGVAMQGELIVDAHGQPVWVDGNSTGTFDFREQTYQGRPVLTYWAGASSSYGHGDVVVLDQTYTRVATVTTGGDLGAHQADMHETTITTQGTMLLTSYPEVRADLSSIGGPKDGWVLEGVAQEVDIATGRVLFEWRSLDHVPISDTFQPLSPGQGTQANPFDYLHMNSVSLDGPDHLLISARNTHTVYEVARGTGAVTWQLGGRHSSFTFGPGAAFAWQHDARRQADGTVTLFDNEAPPTSSRGLRLSLDTSTMAATLVVQYLPPAARAAATQGDVQVLPDGNVVVGWGQEPYYSEYTGAGQLLSDSTFTAGSSYRAFVAPWTGTPTAPPDAVLRRSGSAGTVYVSWNGATQVASWRVLTGNDASDAAPAATVPRAGFETAISLKHPGSYVEVQALDAAGTVLRGVVVG from the coding sequence ATGCGTCGCTCGATCACGCCCCGTGCCGGTTGGTTGCTCGCAGCCCTCCTGACCGTGGCGCTGACCGGATGGGCACCGGCGGTCCAGCACCCGACCGCGGTCACCCCGACGCCTACCTCGTCCGCCGTGACCAAGGCCCCGGCTCGGCACTTCGTGTCCCGCCCGGACCTCACGCCGCCCGTCATCACAGCCACCACCGCCGATGCGGGCCTGGCGCTGGCGCCTGCCGCCGAGAGCGCGGACGTGTTCCTCGGCCCGAAGGACCTGGACACGGGCGTCGCCATGCAGGGCGAGCTGATCGTCGACGCGCACGGCCAGCCGGTGTGGGTCGACGGCAACAGCACCGGGACGTTCGACTTCCGCGAGCAGACGTACCAGGGCAGGCCCGTGCTGACCTACTGGGCGGGGGCGTCCTCCTCGTACGGCCACGGGGACGTCGTCGTCCTGGACCAGACGTACACGCGGGTCGCCACGGTCACCACGGGTGGCGACCTCGGCGCCCACCAGGCCGACATGCACGAGACCACCATCACGACGCAGGGAACGATGCTGCTGACGTCCTACCCGGAGGTCCGCGCCGACCTGAGCAGCATCGGCGGCCCGAAGGACGGCTGGGTGCTCGAGGGCGTCGCCCAGGAGGTGGACATCGCCACCGGACGGGTCCTGTTCGAGTGGCGCTCGCTCGACCACGTGCCGATCTCCGACACCTTCCAGCCGCTGTCGCCCGGTCAGGGCACGCAGGCGAACCCCTTCGACTACCTGCACATGAACTCGGTGTCGCTGGACGGTCCGGACCACCTGCTGATCTCGGCGCGCAACACGCACACGGTGTACGAGGTCGCGCGGGGGACCGGGGCCGTCACGTGGCAGCTCGGAGGGCGGCACAGCAGCTTCACCTTCGGGCCGGGGGCCGCGTTCGCGTGGCAGCACGACGCGCGGCGGCAGGCCGACGGCACCGTCACGCTCTTCGACAACGAGGCCCCGCCGACGTCCTCCCGGGGTCTGCGGCTGTCTCTCGACACGTCGACCATGGCGGCGACGCTCGTCGTGCAGTACCTGCCGCCCGCGGCCAGGGCGGCGGCCACGCAGGGTGACGTCCAGGTGCTGCCGGACGGCAACGTGGTGGTCGGCTGGGGCCAGGAGCCGTACTACTCGGAGTACACCGGCGCCGGACAGCTGCTCTCGGACTCCACCTTCACCGCCGGCTCGAGCTACCGGGCGTTCGTCGCGCCGTGGACGGGCACACCGACGGCGCCGCCGGATGCCGTGCTGCGGCGCAGCGGATCGGCGGGGACGGTCTACGTCAGCTGGAACGGGGCGACCCAGGTGGCGTCGTGGCGGGTGCTCACCGGGAACGACGCCTCCGACGCGGCGCCGGCCGCGACCGTGCCACGAGCGGGGTTCGAGACCGCGATCTCCCTGAAGCACCCGGGCAGCTACGTGGAGGTCCAGGCCCTCGACGCCGCGGGGACGGTGCTCCGCGGCGTCGTCGTCGGGTAG